The following coding sequences are from one Streptomyces venezuelae window:
- a CDS encoding MEDS domain-containing protein, which yields MAAADGAASVGTMPVQQLRSGDHAFVSYADDDAGREVVTTFTWTGLARHEKVMVFSSPRTDESEVWNSLDAPGPLLGAARERGQLVVSSMRALIHPAPHFTPERQWQRIEEETGRALEEGYRGLRTYIDMHWVADLDADIAVMMHRESHAQHLFTDRPYTEICAYDSRSFAPDVLTAMHRAHPCRLLSRLGELHVEQTPGTVYLAGEADVATREQFLSAVREGLLRTADERRLTLDMSQLIFLSAACAVDLLRLAAASEDHGIRALCHPTGVRILRMAGAENMPNLLLSEVTR from the coding sequence ATGGCCGCTGCTGACGGCGCGGCATCTGTCGGCACGATGCCGGTGCAGCAACTCCGGTCCGGCGATCACGCGTTCGTCAGCTACGCGGACGACGACGCGGGCCGCGAGGTGGTCACCACGTTCACGTGGACGGGACTCGCCCGGCACGAGAAAGTCATGGTCTTCTCCTCGCCCCGGACGGACGAGAGCGAAGTGTGGAACAGCCTCGACGCGCCGGGCCCCCTCCTGGGAGCCGCCCGCGAGCGGGGCCAGCTGGTGGTCAGCAGCATGCGCGCACTCATCCACCCCGCCCCGCACTTCACCCCCGAGCGCCAGTGGCAGCGCATCGAGGAGGAGACCGGCCGTGCTCTGGAGGAGGGCTACCGCGGCCTGCGCACCTACATCGACATGCACTGGGTGGCGGACCTCGACGCCGACATCGCGGTGATGATGCACCGCGAATCGCACGCCCAGCACCTGTTCACCGACCGCCCCTACACCGAGATCTGCGCATACGACAGCCGCTCGTTCGCCCCCGACGTCCTGACCGCCATGCACCGGGCCCACCCCTGCCGACTGCTGTCCCGCCTCGGCGAACTCCACGTGGAACAGACGCCCGGCACCGTGTACCTGGCGGGCGAGGCGGACGTCGCCACCCGCGAACAGTTCCTCTCCGCCGTACGCGAAGGACTCCTGCGCACGGCCGACGAGCGGCGGCTGACACTGGACATGTCCCAACTCATTTTCCTCAGCGCCGCCTGCGCCGTGGACCTGCTGCGACTGGCCGCGGCGTCCGAGGACCACGGGATCCGCGCCCTGTGCCATCCCACGGGCGTCCGCATACTGCGCATGGCGGGTGCGGAGAACATGCCCAACCTCCTGCTCAGCGAGGTGACCCGCTGA
- a CDS encoding ATP-binding protein has product MTSPGPAEQSATLLLECPFTQEDLPRLRMLVDQYADREGLPEPERSDFIVAIDAVATNAITHAGGGGTLTLRRVDGHLECHIHDSGPGFTADVIPPLAPGIGDPGEGRGLWLARHITEYLKVSAGTIGAVVTLAMRLPR; this is encoded by the coding sequence ATGACGTCCCCCGGGCCCGCTGAACAGTCTGCCACCCTCCTGCTGGAATGCCCCTTCACCCAGGAGGACCTGCCGCGCCTGCGCATGCTCGTCGACCAGTACGCCGACCGTGAAGGACTGCCCGAACCAGAGCGGAGCGATTTCATCGTGGCCATCGACGCGGTGGCCACGAACGCCATCACTCACGCGGGCGGCGGCGGCACGCTGACACTGCGGCGCGTCGACGGCCACCTGGAGTGCCACATCCACGACTCCGGCCCTGGCTTCACCGCGGACGTCATCCCTCCGCTCGCCCCCGGCATCGGCGACCCCGGCGAGGGACGCGGTCTGTGGCTCGCCCGCCACATCACCGAGTACCTGAAGGTCTCGGCCGGCACCATCGGCGCCGTCGTCACCCTCGCCATGCGTCTGCCCCGCTGA